In a genomic window of Littorina saxatilis isolate snail1 linkage group LG6, US_GU_Lsax_2.0, whole genome shotgun sequence:
- the LOC138969094 gene encoding uncharacterized protein, which yields MAVDGVPRPQWQMFPPPRLPVFTSGDDGCHLDHFTTEARRVISHFNMAALGGEGAEWLIQSLAGAARKEVNLHPPQATATADLVLTILQDTFGDHASSSSLLSSFFTRYQGQEEGLLSYAHSLQSLHVKINSVVPDALTDDALRDHFSHGLFLHPLRRDLLRFVRGREAVTFAAVRAEALRWMREDVDVVADQATPVSIERSAGLSRLQVPVNELAVSSAELRAALNQRPPAAPRQQQPSAKPRCWLCNRHGHLQSRCPTKRHGSQQPLSWRQPSELRVDQQSTSIKQPPREQSSQTEEVVTAQEQLTSKHKASIDRLETRLKKELEAKQQLQDERFQKDLEIRQLRERLVFKCEEVSIERKAAGHIRKDLEALLQQQLTEKEHRLATAPVPVELHDADPITLWDSVLNLSCPFTPSPS from the coding sequence atggcggtcgaCGGGGTTCCTAGACCCCAGTGGCAGATGTTTCCCCCTCCCAGGCTTCCTGTCTTCACAAGCGGTGATGATGGCTGTCACCTGGACCATTTCACCACCGAGGCACGTCGCGTCATTTCCCACTTCAACATGGCGGCACTTGGAGGGGAGGGAGCAGAGTGGCTGATCCAGTCACTCGCTGGGGCTGCCAGGAAGGAGGTTAacctgcacccccctcaggcgaCCGCTACGGCTGACCTAGTCCTGACCATTCTGCAGGACACGTTTGGTGACCACGCCAGCAGTTCTTCGTTGCTTTCATCATTCTTCACGCGCTACCAGGGACAAGAGGAGGGCCTTCTTTCATATGCCCACAGTTTGCAGTCTCTGCATGTCAAGATTAATTCTGTTGTTCCTGATGCATTGACGGATGATGCTCTCCGGGATCATTTCAGCCATGGACTGTTTTTGCATCCTCTGCGACGAGATCTGCTGCGCTTTGTGAGAGGGCGTGAGGCTGTCACTTTTGCGGCAGTCCGTGCAGAAGCTCTCAGGTGGATGAGGGAAGATGTCGATGTAGTGGCTGACCAAGCAACTCCTGTTTCCATAGAGAGGAGTGCCGGGTTAAGCAGGCTGCAGGTCCCAGTCAACGAACTCGCCGTCAGCTCAGCAGAGCTTCGAGCTGCCCTGAACCAACGCCCGCCGGCTGCCCCTCGTCAACAGCAACCGTCCGCGAAGccacgttgttggctttgcaaccGCCACGGGCACCTACAGAGCAGGTGCCCTACCAAGCGTCATGGGAGTCAACAACCGCTGTCATGGAGACAGCCCAGTGAGCTACGTGTAGACCAGCAGTCAACATCCATCAAGCAACCCCCACGCGAGCAGAGCAGTCAGACAGAGGAGGTTGTGACTGCACAGGAACAGCTGACGTCGAAGCACAAGGCCTCCATTGACAGATTAGAAACCCGACTGAAGAAGGAACTGGAGGCCAAGCAACAGTTACAGGATGAACGTTTTCAGAAGGACTTAGAAATACGCCAACTTAGAGAGCGGTTAGTCTTCAAGTGTGAAGAGGTGTCGATTGAGCGGAAAGCAGCAGGACACATTCGCAAAGACCTTGAAGCGTTGTTGCAACAGCAgctcacagagaaagagcatcggCTTGCGACAGCCCCAGTCCCCGTAGAGCTTCACGACGCTGACCCGATAACATTGTGGGATTCTGTGCTCAATTTGTCCTGCCCCTTTACTCCAAGTCCCAGCTAA
- the LOC138969096 gene encoding uncharacterized protein, giving the protein MSDDWDLWMSRGKELGLKDKDLTGFVREQQNIARDERKEKRETEKEHAKLEKEKELARLEVEKEKLEVEKEKEQTRQSELDLETERVKKERSDVKVSQSDSSRPFHPKLPMFDENKDDIDAFLFRFETHASACGWDKGKWPVYLAALLKGSALSLYHSISGEQTLSWDVLKSHLLRKFQCTEEGFRERFRAVRPEMGESFLAFLTRCRHLLNRWTELSGVSNTAEGLQDLFLREQILQSCTKDLAVFLRERQLGDVAALCEAAELYREAHPNKTLARKSDVSIFSAGVGVADSTGFNNGGSGSRGYRGGRGSSGTGRGVFPETEDGIRESLFDHSSRRMKRRCTKQSDVIY; this is encoded by the exons ATGAGTGACGATTGGGATTTGTGGATGTCTCGTGGGAAAGAGCTAGGTCTTAAAGACAAAGACTTAACCGGTTTTGTCCGTGAACAGCAAAACATTGCTAGAGATGAacggaaagaaaaaagagagacagaaaaagagcaTGCAAAGCTAGAAAAAGAGAAGGAGCTTGCCAGACTAGAAGTCGAAAAAGAGAAACTAgaagttgaaaaagaaaaagagcagACTAGGCAAAGCGAGTTAGATCTCGAAACGGAAAGGGTGAAAAAGGAGAGATCAGACGTTAAAGTTAGTCAGTCAGACAGTTCTAGACCTTTTCATCCAAAATTGCCTATGTTCGATGAAAACAAAGAcgacattgatgcatttttgTTTCGGTTTGAAACACACGCTTCAGCATGCGGCTGGGATAAGGGTAAATGGCCTGTCTACTTGGCTGCTTTATTGAAGGGTAGTGCCTTGTCGCTTTATCATTCAATTTCAGGAGAACAAACCCTTTCGTGGGATGTATTGAAGTCTCATCTTCTTCGTAAGTTCCAATGCACAGAGGAAGGTTTCAGAGAGCGTTTCAGAGCTGTTCGTCCCGAGATGGGAGAGTCATTTTTAGCGTTTTTAACACGCTGTCGTCATTTGCTCAACCGATGGACTGAGTTGTCTGGTGTTTCCAACACTGCCGAAGGTTTACAAGACTTGTTTCTGCGTGAACAGATACTTCAGAGTTGTACAAAAGATTTGGCCGTGTTCTTGAGGGAACGTCAGCTGGGTGACGTAGCTGCGTTATGTGAAGCAGCTGAACTTTACCGTGAAGCTCATCCCAACAAAACCTTAGCACGGAAATCAGATGTTTCTATATTTTCAGCTGGAGTTGGAGTTGCAGATTCAACAGGGTTTAACAACGGGGGCAGTGGTTCTCGAGGTTATCGAGGAGGCCGAGGTTCTTCGGGTACAGGTCGAG GAGTCTTCCCAGAGACAGAAGACGGAATTCGCGAGAGCTTGTTTGACCATTCAAGCAGACGCATGAAGAGAAGATGCACGAAGCAGAGCGACGTGATCTACTAA